The uncultured Fusobacterium sp. genomic sequence AATTTAAATAATGATTTTAATTTATTAATTTTTTTAATTAATAAAAGAATGAATTTTATTTTTTTTATTTCAAAAGGAATTTTATCTAAGGCTTTTTCCATTTGTTTTTCGATTTCTTCTTCACTCATTCTATTTTTCAAGCTCTTTTCACTCCTTTTTATTCTATATAAAGTATTATATAATATATTTCTTTTCTTGAAAACAGTATTTTATAAATTCTCTTTAAAAGCTTATAAGAATATGATATAATCAACTAGAGAATAACAATTTACATAAATAGATTTACTAGAAGAGGTAAGGGAGTTGAAATGTTTTTTATTGGTGTTTTTGGAATAGGAAATAAAAATAAAAACTTAGGTGAAGTAAATTTTAAATGTACAGGGTGCATTGGAGAAAAATTTTCTTTAGTTGAACTAAGTAGAAGTTTTGATATATTTTTTATTCCTGTTTTTAAATATTCAAAGGAATATATAATAGTATGTAATAAATGTAGAAGTGTATATAAAGTAAAGGGAGAGAAGATACCAAAAATATTAAATACTAAGATAGTAG encodes the following:
- a CDS encoding zinc-ribbon domain-containing protein, coding for MFFIGVFGIGNKNKNLGEVNFKCTGCIGEKFSLVELSRSFDIFFIPVFKYSKEYIIVCNKCRSVYKVKGEKIPKILNTKIVEYDDIEKIILETNTCPHCGTSIAGEYLYCPKCGKSLK